The segment GTTCCGGAGTAGTCGAACTCGCAGGCCTGGCCGATTACGATCGGTCCGGAACCGATCACCAGGACGCTTTTCAGGTCTGAACGAAGTGGCATTAGTGGATCTCCTCGTCGTGAGCGTTGGCCATCAGATCGAGGAAACGATCGAACAGATAGCGGGAATCATGCGGTCCGGCCGCGGCCTCGGGGTGATACTGCACCGAGAAGGCCGGCCGGTCGATGCAGCGCAGGCCCTCGACGACATTGTCGTTGAGGCAGACATGGCTGACCTCGACCATGCCGTAGCGGCCGTCGTCGTAGGGCGCCGTGCTCGGCGCGTCGACCGGGGCGTCGACCGCGAAGCCATGGTTCTGCGAGGTCACCTCGACCTTCCCGGTCGCCCGGTCGAGCACCGGCTGGTTGATACCGCGGTGCCCGAACCGCAGCTTGTACGTGCCGTAGCCAAGCGCGCGGCCCAGCAGCTGATTGCCGAAGCAGATACCGAAGAACGGCATGCGGTCATCCAGCACGGACCGCAGCAGCTCGACCTGCCGGTCGGCCGTCGCCGGGTCGCCGGGCCCGTTGGAGAAGAACACGCCGTCCGGGCCGAGTTCGCGAAGCTGCTCAGGGGTCGTCGCGGCCGGAAGCACATGTACTTCTACTCCGCGTTCGGCCAGCTGAGCGGGCGTCATCGTCTTGATCCCGAGGTCGATGGCGGCAACCGTGAATTTTTTGGTGCCCTTGGCCGGCACGATGTACGAGGTGCCGACCGAGACTTCCTCCGCCAGCTGGGCGCCCTTCATCGGGGCGGCGCCACGCACGGCTTCCAGTAGTACGGCGTGCGGCTGCATCGCGGCATCTCCGGAGAAAATCCCTACCCGCATAACGCCGCGGTCGCGCAGGTGCCGGGTCAGAGCGCGGGTGTCGACGCCGGAAATACCGACGATTCCCTGCCTGGCAAGGCGCTCGTCCAGGGTCTCGGTTGAGCGCCAGTTCGACGGCCGGCGCGCGGCGTCGCGGACGACGTAGCCCGCGGCCCAGAACCTGGACGATTCGTCGTCCTCGTCGTTGACTCCGGTGTTTCCGATGTGCGGAGCGGTCTGGATGATGACCTGCCGGTGGTACGACGGATCGGTCAGGGTTTCCTGATACCCGGTCATGGCGGTGACGAAAACAGCCTCACCGACTGTCGAACCGATCGCGCCGTAGCCTGCTCCGTGGAAGGTACGTCCGTCTTCGAGCAGGAGCGTTGCGGGGTGCGTTGCTTGGGTTGCGGTACTCACGATTTCTCCGGTACTAGTTCTGAAATTGCCTGCTTGAGTGCTGGTCGATGCTCTGCCTGACGGGTCCGGAATCCGGTGTCAACGAGCTGTTTGCCCAGTCGCCAGCTCACTACGACGAGCCCGTCCTTTTCGACGAACTTGCCGGCCATGCCACTTTCCGTCCGGACCGAGCGGAGCTTGCCGACCGGGATGAAGAAGTCGGAGACTCCGCTGCGGCGCCACACCAGGCCCTCGGGCCGGACCTCCACGGTGGCGTCGGTGCGGATTCCGAGCTGGTGCACGGCGATCCGGTCGAGCCAGTCGCCTTC is part of the Saxibacter everestensis genome and harbors:
- the carA gene encoding glutamine-hydrolyzing carbamoyl-phosphate synthase small subunit → MVSTATQATHPATLLLEDGRTFHGAGYGAIGSTVGEAVFVTAMTGYQETLTDPSYHRQVIIQTAPHIGNTGVNDEDDESSRFWAAGYVVRDAARRPSNWRSTETLDERLARQGIVGISGVDTRALTRHLRDRGVMRVGIFSGDAAMQPHAVLLEAVRGAAPMKGAQLAEEVSVGTSYIVPAKGTKKFTVAAIDLGIKTMTPAQLAERGVEVHVLPAATTPEQLRELGPDGVFFSNGPGDPATADRQVELLRSVLDDRMPFFGICFGNQLLGRALGYGTYKLRFGHRGINQPVLDRATGKVEVTSQNHGFAVDAPVDAPSTAPYDDGRYGMVEVSHVCLNDNVVEGLRCIDRPAFSVQYHPEAAAGPHDSRYLFDRFLDLMANAHDEEIH